Proteins from one Shewanella pealeana ATCC 700345 genomic window:
- a CDS encoding carbohydrate porin has product MNKLRLTILLGGSLACVGSLFSIDSYASTSFGSPNTVDNTIKDNTRKKESWREKLASEHNLTLGLDYQVLGLSASSPTAGGDDNSAAGVVRFYGSWNLTGLESGNVGGLVWKVEHRHAYTDTAPKAYSFIEPGLGYIGMIGPAYSDQGGRLTNLYWKQQFNQGKTALMAGYLDTSDYVDTYALASPWTGFTNLAFSTGAGAIGLPDDGVLGLAVGHMLDDNFYIIAGAADAKGRSDKPSDGFETLFNDHKLFTTFELGWTASQEHIYTDNVHVTLWHMDGGTQHNLTQPSESGQGINFSASFFVTPQLMPFVRGGISQGDVALYDNSLTMGLGYFGLGGEKNNLGFAINFSEVNENLGKAYGVTDDKQFTSEVYYNMSLGEFVQLTPNIQYIDNPAISTEDDTWVIGLRARVSF; this is encoded by the coding sequence ATGAATAAGCTACGTTTAACCATTTTATTAGGGGGGAGTCTTGCTTGTGTTGGCAGTCTTTTTAGCATTGATAGTTATGCCAGTACCAGCTTTGGTAGCCCAAATACTGTCGATAACACTATTAAAGATAACACCCGTAAGAAAGAGTCTTGGCGAGAAAAGCTAGCCAGTGAGCATAACCTGACTTTGGGACTGGATTATCAAGTGCTTGGGTTGTCGGCAAGTTCACCTACCGCAGGTGGTGATGATAATTCTGCGGCGGGTGTGGTTCGATTTTATGGCTCTTGGAACTTAACTGGGTTAGAGAGCGGCAATGTCGGTGGTCTGGTGTGGAAAGTTGAGCATCGACATGCTTATACCGATACCGCTCCAAAAGCCTATTCATTTATTGAGCCGGGACTTGGCTATATCGGCATGATAGGGCCTGCATATAGCGACCAAGGTGGGCGACTCACCAACCTTTATTGGAAGCAGCAATTCAATCAAGGAAAAACCGCATTAATGGCGGGCTACTTAGATACATCAGATTATGTTGATACCTACGCGTTAGCGAGCCCGTGGACAGGGTTTACCAATTTGGCATTTAGTACCGGCGCGGGCGCAATAGGTTTACCCGATGACGGGGTTTTAGGTTTGGCTGTTGGCCATATGCTCGATGACAACTTTTATATTATTGCCGGCGCAGCCGACGCGAAAGGGCGCTCAGATAAACCAAGTGACGGCTTTGAGACTTTGTTTAATGACCATAAGCTGTTTACCACATTTGAATTAGGTTGGACTGCGTCACAGGAACATATCTATACCGATAATGTCCATGTGACTCTGTGGCATATGGACGGCGGCACTCAACATAATCTCACTCAGCCAAGTGAAAGTGGCCAAGGGATAAACTTTTCTGCTAGCTTCTTTGTTACGCCTCAATTAATGCCGTTTGTTAGAGGCGGTATATCACAGGGCGATGTCGCACTGTACGATAATTCGTTAACAATGGGGCTTGGCTATTTTGGTTTAGGCGGTGAGAAAAATAACTTAGGCTTTGCGATTAACTTCAGTGAAGTCAATGAGAATTTAGGCAAGGCCTATGGCGTTACTGACGACAAGCAATTTACTTCTGAGGTGTATTACAACATGAGTTTGGGGGAATTTGTGCAGTTAACCCCTAATATTCAGTATATCGACAATCCAGCGATTTCAACTGAGGATGATACTTGGGTTATTGGCTTAAGAGCCAGGGTGAGTTTTTAA
- a CDS encoding HDOD domain-containing protein gives MSTEHQVLVGLLKKLKSDALVLPTLPEVAMRVQEVVGQEDASLKDVASIIGQDAAISARVIRIANSAMYSRGIPADNVNAAINRIGLTQIKSIVTSIAMEQLFISTNQMVWEVMDEVWSASIDVTSAACAMLQIYNKKLPESKLNFDTMTLAGLVHNIGALPVLTEAEAQPELFDSIDLLRALVKKLQGPLGRAVLKSWEFSPDVMQVVERWADLTYTSEQVSYLDFIRAAAFYTGELRAGDDLEQRMTAFIERGLPVSAEELASDAFQEAYQSIKASYE, from the coding sequence ATGTCTACAGAGCATCAAGTATTAGTTGGTTTGTTAAAAAAATTAAAGTCCGACGCCTTAGTTTTACCTACATTGCCAGAGGTTGCGATGCGGGTGCAGGAGGTGGTGGGTCAAGAAGATGCCAGCCTAAAAGATGTTGCTAGTATTATTGGTCAAGATGCGGCTATTTCAGCTAGGGTCATCCGTATCGCGAATAGCGCCATGTACAGTCGGGGGATCCCTGCTGATAACGTCAATGCGGCCATAAACCGTATTGGCTTGACTCAGATTAAATCCATTGTGACTTCTATTGCGATGGAGCAGCTGTTTATCTCTACCAACCAAATGGTTTGGGAGGTAATGGATGAGGTATGGAGTGCATCTATCGACGTGACCTCTGCCGCTTGTGCCATGCTACAGATTTATAATAAGAAGCTCCCAGAGAGTAAGCTTAACTTTGACACTATGACGCTTGCTGGCCTGGTGCATAATATCGGTGCCTTGCCAGTGTTGACAGAAGCTGAAGCTCAGCCTGAACTCTTTGATAGCATAGATCTATTACGTGCTTTAGTTAAGAAGTTACAAGGCCCATTAGGGCGCGCCGTGTTAAAGAGCTGGGAGTTTTCGCCAGATGTGATGCAAGTGGTAGAACGTTGGGCAGATCTAACCTATACCTCGGAACAAGTGAGTTACCTAGACTTTATTCGCGCGGCGGCTTTCTATACCGGAGAGTTAAGGGCGGGAGACGATTTAGAACAAAGGATGACAGCCTTTATCGAGCGTGGTTTACCTGTATCGGCTGAAGAATTAGCGAGTGATGCATTCCAAGAGGCTTATCAATCTATCAAGGCAAGTTACGAATAA
- a CDS encoding metal-dependent hydrolase family protein, with protein sequence MKYRTLKMSVVAVSCSLAFSVSAESILFTNVNVFDGKKDELLENYQVLVVDNKISKVSSEAISAQGAKVIDGKGMTLMPGLIEGHGHLQMNGTSLPDIENNRNWEELAARSAARANSALLSGFTTWRDAGGMGAGLKKTIDSGELIGPRIYPSGAFIGPTGSHADFRNFNTPNETFYGHNSSGGRLGMSCTADSIGDIKACARQNYMQGATQIKLMSSGGVASSFDPWQLNAYSLEELQAAVEVADAYGSYAMSHAYSKVSLLRNLEAGVKTLEHAFMFDKDVYKAMKKNDAYMTTNMTAFSPYLGEIEAINSNPASARKAKTAQAAFGNYIDNVNKYKPKLGFHVDCVGGVAACEQQADHSIYLSGKFFGNHYTLISMTSVNGEIVKLAGEVLDPYFEGKLGVVEEGAYADLLLVDGNPLEDLSVIGANEKWFDAPKRDGIETMKIIMKDGVIYKNTL encoded by the coding sequence ATGAAATACCGAACGTTGAAGATGTCTGTTGTTGCTGTGTCTTGCTCATTAGCTTTTTCTGTTAGTGCTGAGTCAATCTTGTTTACTAACGTCAATGTGTTTGATGGTAAGAAAGATGAGTTGCTAGAAAACTATCAAGTGTTAGTGGTGGATAATAAGATCAGCAAGGTGTCTAGCGAAGCGATTTCAGCGCAAGGTGCCAAGGTTATCGACGGTAAAGGTATGACATTAATGCCGGGACTGATTGAAGGTCACGGTCACTTGCAAATGAATGGCACCTCTTTGCCGGATATTGAAAATAATCGCAACTGGGAAGAGTTGGCTGCACGCTCTGCAGCCAGAGCAAACTCGGCGTTGCTGTCAGGCTTTACCACATGGCGTGACGCGGGGGGGATGGGCGCTGGCCTTAAGAAAACCATCGATAGCGGCGAACTTATCGGTCCGCGTATTTATCCGTCCGGTGCATTTATTGGCCCGACAGGCTCTCATGCCGACTTTCGTAATTTCAACACCCCTAACGAAACTTTCTATGGACATAACTCCTCAGGCGGTCGACTCGGTATGAGCTGCACCGCAGACAGTATCGGCGACATTAAAGCCTGTGCTCGCCAGAACTATATGCAAGGGGCAACACAGATTAAGTTGATGTCTAGCGGCGGCGTGGCGTCATCGTTTGACCCATGGCAGCTCAATGCTTACTCGCTTGAAGAGTTACAGGCGGCAGTTGAAGTGGCAGATGCCTATGGCTCCTACGCCATGTCACATGCCTACAGTAAGGTATCACTGCTGCGAAACTTAGAAGCCGGGGTGAAAACCTTAGAGCATGCTTTTATGTTTGATAAAGATGTTTATAAGGCAATGAAGAAAAACGACGCCTATATGACCACCAATATGACGGCGTTTTCACCTTATTTAGGCGAAATAGAAGCCATTAATTCAAACCCTGCTTCTGCGCGTAAAGCCAAAACTGCTCAGGCAGCATTTGGCAATTATATTGATAATGTGAACAAGTATAAGCCTAAGCTAGGCTTCCATGTGGACTGTGTTGGTGGCGTTGCGGCGTGTGAGCAGCAAGCCGACCATTCTATCTACCTGAGCGGGAAGTTCTTTGGTAACCATTACACCTTGATTTCGATGACATCGGTTAACGGTGAAATCGTTAAGCTGGCGGGTGAAGTACTGGATCCTTACTTTGAGGGCAAACTTGGAGTTGTCGAAGAGGGCGCTTATGCGGATCTGTTATTGGTTGATGGTAACCCATTAGAAGACTTGAGCGTGATTGGCGCCAATGAAAAGTGGTTCGATGCACCAAAGCGTGATGGCATCGAGACCATGAAGATCATCATGAAAGACGGCGTGATCTATAAAAATACCCTGTAA
- the trhP gene encoding prephenate-dependent tRNA uridine(34) hydroxylase TrhP: MFKPELLSPAGTLKNMRYAFAYGADAVYAGQPRYSLRVRNNDFKMENLAAGIKEAHSLNKKLYVVSNIAPHNAKLKTYIKDMEPVVAMQPDALIMSDPGLIMMVREAFPDQVVHLSVQANAINWASVKFWESQGIKRVILSRELSLDEIEEIRQRCPDIELEVFVHGALCMAYSGRCLLSGYINKRDPNQGTCTNACRWKYDVHEAQQNESGDIVPVNPAVQIETPTLGAGQPSDQIVLLQEAGRPGEYMPAFEDEHGTYIMNSKDLRAIQHVERLTKMGVDSLKIEGRTKSFYYVARTAQLYRQAIEDAAAGKDFDRTLMHNLEGLAHRGYTEGFLRRHVHDEYQNYDYGYSISDTQQFVGEFTGVRNEAGFAEVDVKNKFLVGDSVEVMTPQGNLTIKVDSLVNRKGESVEAGLGSGHFVFLDVPAGVELDKAVLLRNLPQGQDTRNPHQPTA, from the coding sequence ATGTTTAAACCTGAGCTATTGTCCCCTGCTGGCACATTGAAAAATATGCGTTACGCCTTTGCCTATGGCGCCGATGCTGTTTATGCCGGCCAGCCAAGATATAGTCTTCGCGTACGTAATAACGACTTTAAAATGGAAAACCTTGCTGCGGGAATCAAAGAAGCCCACAGCCTGAATAAGAAGTTGTATGTGGTTAGCAACATTGCACCGCACAACGCCAAGCTGAAGACTTATATCAAAGATATGGAGCCTGTGGTTGCTATGCAACCTGACGCGTTAATCATGTCAGATCCTGGTCTTATCATGATGGTACGTGAAGCGTTTCCTGACCAAGTGGTGCACCTATCAGTTCAAGCAAACGCAATTAACTGGGCGTCGGTTAAGTTTTGGGAATCTCAAGGCATCAAGCGTGTCATTCTTTCTCGTGAACTATCACTAGATGAAATCGAAGAAATTCGTCAACGCTGCCCAGATATCGAACTAGAAGTCTTTGTTCATGGTGCGTTATGTATGGCGTACTCAGGCCGTTGTCTATTGTCTGGTTACATCAACAAACGTGACCCTAACCAAGGTACTTGCACTAACGCATGTCGCTGGAAGTACGATGTCCATGAAGCGCAGCAAAATGAATCAGGTGATATAGTTCCGGTTAACCCTGCTGTACAAATTGAAACGCCTACATTAGGTGCGGGGCAGCCATCTGATCAAATCGTACTGCTTCAAGAAGCGGGTCGTCCAGGCGAGTATATGCCTGCGTTTGAAGATGAGCATGGTACTTACATCATGAACTCAAAAGACTTACGTGCGATTCAACACGTAGAGCGCTTAACTAAGATGGGTGTAGACTCACTGAAGATCGAAGGCCGCACTAAGTCGTTCTACTATGTAGCACGTACGGCTCAACTTTATCGCCAAGCGATTGAAGATGCTGCTGCGGGTAAAGATTTCGATCGTACCTTGATGCATAACCTAGAGGGTCTTGCACACAGAGGTTACACCGAAGGCTTCCTACGTCGTCACGTGCATGATGAATACCAAAACTACGATTATGGTTATTCAATCAGCGATACTCAGCAGTTTGTCGGTGAGTTCACAGGCGTTCGCAATGAAGCAGGTTTTGCAGAAGTTGACGTGAAGAACAAGTTCCTTGTTGGCGACAGTGTTGAAGTTATGACCCCACAAGGTAACCTAACCATAAAAGTTGATAGCCTAGTTAACCGTAAAGGTGAAAGTGTTGAGGCGGGTCTAGGTTCGGGGCACTTTGTATTCCTAGACGTACCAGCAGGTGTCGAGCTAGATAAAGCCGTGTTACTACGTAACTTGCCACAAGGCCAAGATACCCGTAACCCGCATCAGCCAACAGCGTAA
- a CDS encoding YfhL family 4Fe-4S dicluster ferredoxin, producing MALLIDDSCINCDMCEPECPNQAITMGEEIYEIDPVLCTECVGHYDKPTCISVCPIDCIAVDPDHKESDDELLIKYHIITGKPVE from the coding sequence ATGGCATTATTAATCGACGACAGCTGTATCAACTGCGACATGTGTGAACCCGAGTGTCCTAACCAGGCCATTACTATGGGGGAAGAGATCTATGAAATTGACCCTGTACTTTGCACCGAATGCGTCGGCCATTACGACAAACCTACATGTATTTCTGTGTGCCCTATCGACTGTATCGCGGTCGACCCTGACCATAAAGAGTCAGATGATGAGCTATTAATTAAATACCACATCATTACAGGTAAGCCGGTTGAATAA
- a CDS encoding helix-turn-helix domain-containing protein: protein MPSDSNNGAIALIQRQDVVFFASLLRGLEGSIYPILQQAKVPIDLYSSESNYDYLPENTVKNLIQALGERLEHQEFIQLISSACKNIYIPEFIRRLTQSGSLREALDEFAKQLKSNITHTNVYTQFSGGSWWLVREKEGVDEAWFTHAELFSVIFTCELLSALTSNKWRPKQVGIQSADEAVFSTLPQLTRSQFFTNRPVTAFSIEESLMTAPVSHPYISTKDPIAAIPSRDCFLGTFKLAIQPYLSMGKLPIKMAAQILQLNVRTLQRRLAKESVQYGAIIEEMVLEQTLDLLKCPSLKITSIAIRMGYSDAAHFTRAFKRQMQMTPTAYRRQFD, encoded by the coding sequence ATGCCGTCGGATTCTAATAATGGCGCAATTGCGCTTATTCAGCGCCAAGATGTGGTCTTTTTTGCCAGCTTGCTGAGGGGGCTAGAAGGCAGTATTTATCCGATCTTACAGCAAGCAAAGGTACCGATTGATCTGTATTCAAGTGAAAGTAATTATGATTACTTACCTGAAAATACGGTGAAAAACCTGATCCAAGCCTTGGGAGAAAGATTAGAACATCAAGAGTTTATTCAACTAATTAGTAGTGCCTGCAAGAATATCTATATTCCGGAGTTTATCCGGCGTCTGACACAGAGCGGGTCTTTAAGAGAGGCATTAGACGAGTTTGCCAAGCAGCTAAAGTCCAACATTACCCATACTAATGTTTATACCCAGTTCTCGGGAGGAAGTTGGTGGTTGGTGAGAGAAAAAGAGGGCGTGGATGAGGCATGGTTTACCCATGCAGAACTGTTTTCCGTTATTTTTACCTGCGAACTCTTATCTGCTCTCACTTCTAATAAATGGCGACCAAAGCAAGTGGGGATCCAATCTGCTGATGAGGCCGTGTTTTCTACTTTGCCGCAACTAACACGGAGTCAGTTTTTTACCAATAGACCTGTGACGGCTTTCTCTATTGAAGAAAGCTTAATGACGGCGCCTGTTAGCCACCCCTATATTTCCACTAAAGATCCTATCGCAGCAATACCATCACGCGATTGCTTTTTAGGCACCTTCAAGTTGGCGATTCAGCCCTATTTGTCTATGGGCAAGCTGCCTATCAAGATGGCGGCGCAAATTCTGCAATTGAACGTGAGAACCTTACAGCGCCGATTAGCGAAAGAAAGTGTTCAATACGGCGCTATTATTGAGGAGATGGTGCTGGAGCAAACCTTGGACTTATTAAAATGCCCTTCATTAAAGATCACCTCCATCGCGATTAGAATGGGCTACTCCGACGCTGCACATTTTACCCGCGCGTTTAAACGTCAAATGCAGATGACGCCTACAGCGTACCGTCGCCAATTCGACTAA
- a CDS encoding DUF3299 domain-containing protein, whose amino-acid sequence MKKILLLTSTLSFAVQANSEALDLQKLDWQVLAPSINEQEVSLPNVTEAQKRLLASVIQYQNSPDSAASAKVKAARESLTQQGIDVDAALDARARYMSLAQRKAESLNTEVNGKQVSMSGFVVPTKFNGVKATEFLFLPYAGACIHMPPPAANQIIKLRYPSGFEVENVQFPVTVSGTINADKQTELVQLVDGKMNVTMGYAMEALTIDKYYGDAISNPVTGLELQDSLDHKGHAH is encoded by the coding sequence ATGAAGAAAATTTTGTTGTTAACCTCGACACTATCATTTGCTGTTCAAGCAAACTCTGAGGCGCTAGATTTACAAAAGCTAGATTGGCAAGTACTAGCCCCATCTATCAATGAGCAAGAGGTCAGTTTGCCTAATGTGACCGAAGCTCAAAAAAGATTGCTAGCAAGCGTTATTCAATATCAAAACAGTCCTGACAGCGCGGCTAGCGCCAAAGTTAAAGCCGCCCGCGAATCATTGACTCAACAGGGAATCGATGTAGATGCAGCCCTAGATGCAAGGGCGCGCTATATGTCGCTTGCCCAGCGCAAAGCCGAGAGTTTAAATACTGAGGTTAATGGTAAGCAGGTCAGCATGTCAGGCTTTGTCGTGCCGACAAAGTTTAACGGCGTCAAAGCGACAGAGTTTTTATTTTTACCCTATGCCGGAGCCTGTATTCATATGCCGCCACCAGCGGCGAATCAAATCATTAAGCTCCGATATCCGTCAGGATTCGAGGTTGAAAATGTGCAATTCCCAGTAACCGTTAGCGGCACTATTAACGCAGATAAGCAAACTGAGCTGGTGCAGCTGGTTGATGGCAAAATGAATGTCACTATGGGTTACGCCATGGAAGCACTAACGATTGATAAATACTATGGTGATGCGATATCTAACCCTGTCACGGGCTTAGAACTGCAAGATAGCCTAGATCATAAAGGGCACGCTCACTAA